One genomic window of Leptospira paudalimensis includes the following:
- the guaB gene encoding IMP dehydrogenase has protein sequence MSNHPLPGSELLDGVSGQELFSVNMGLTYRDFLVLPGYIDFNPSDVDLETKLSKNITLKRPLMSSPMDTVTESEMAIAQALMGGIGIIHYNNTIEEQVELVRKVKRFENGFIKDPILLSPEHTLADLDAVKEKYGFSGIPITEDGTARTKLVGIVTNRDVDFERDRDIKLGKVMTTELITANVGISLREANDILRTSKKGKLPIVDKQGKLVALICRSDLKKNKEFPQSSKDDQKRLRVGAALSTLPESRDRMAALAEVGVDAIIIDSAQGNSSYQMEMIQWIKSNFPHTDVIGGNVVTKAQAANLIAAGADGLRIGMGPGSICITQDTMAVGRAQATAVFKTAEYAQAHGVPVIADGGISNIGDIANALAIGASMCMMGSMFAGTKEAPGEYFYENGIRLKKYRGMASLEAMNKGGDKRYFSESQKIKVAQGVSGYVVDKGSVLNLIPYLVQGLRQSFQDMGYRNIPDLHKALRAGQLRFERRTESAQAQGSVHGLYSYTKPSMRAE, from the coding sequence ATGTCAAATCACCCCCTACCAGGATCTGAGCTTCTCGATGGAGTCAGTGGACAAGAGCTCTTCTCGGTCAACATGGGACTCACGTATCGAGATTTTTTAGTACTACCTGGATATATAGACTTCAATCCAAGCGATGTTGATCTCGAAACAAAACTTTCTAAAAATATTACACTCAAAAGACCTCTTATGAGTTCTCCTATGGACACTGTCACTGAGTCTGAAATGGCAATTGCACAGGCACTCATGGGTGGAATTGGAATCATTCATTATAATAATACAATTGAAGAACAAGTGGAGTTAGTGCGAAAGGTAAAACGTTTTGAAAATGGTTTTATCAAAGATCCAATTTTACTCTCTCCTGAACACACACTTGCTGATTTAGATGCCGTAAAAGAAAAATATGGATTCAGTGGGATCCCAATTACGGAAGATGGCACCGCAAGAACCAAGTTAGTTGGTATTGTTACCAACCGAGATGTTGATTTTGAAAGAGATCGTGACATCAAGTTAGGGAAGGTAATGACGACTGAGCTCATCACAGCAAATGTGGGAATCAGTTTACGGGAAGCTAATGACATCCTTCGTACAAGCAAAAAAGGAAAACTCCCAATTGTAGACAAACAAGGAAAACTTGTTGCTCTTATTTGTCGTAGTGACTTGAAAAAAAATAAAGAATTCCCTCAATCTTCAAAAGACGACCAAAAAAGATTAAGAGTGGGTGCTGCACTCTCCACCTTACCTGAGTCACGTGATAGAATGGCGGCTCTTGCAGAAGTGGGAGTGGATGCAATCATCATAGATTCTGCACAAGGAAACTCAAGTTACCAAATGGAAATGATCCAATGGATTAAATCCAATTTTCCTCATACAGATGTGATTGGTGGAAACGTTGTCACAAAAGCACAAGCGGCAAACCTTATCGCGGCTGGAGCAGATGGCCTTCGGATTGGTATGGGACCTGGTTCTATTTGTATCACCCAAGACACTATGGCTGTGGGACGTGCACAAGCAACTGCAGTATTCAAAACAGCAGAGTATGCACAAGCTCACGGAGTTCCGGTGATCGCCGATGGAGGGATTTCAAATATCGGTGATATTGCCAATGCACTCGCGATTGGTGCCTCTATGTGTATGATGGGTTCTATGTTTGCTGGAACAAAAGAAGCACCAGGTGAGTATTTTTATGAAAATGGCATTCGTCTAAAGAAATACAGAGGAATGGCAAGTTTAGAAGCGATGAACAAAGGTGGAGACAAACGGTATTTCTCTGAATCCCAAAAAATCAAAGTAGCACAAGGTGTTTCTGGTTATGTTGTGGATAAAGGTTCTGTTTTAAATCTCATCCCTTACCTCGTACAAGGTCTCAGACAAAGTTTCCAAGATATGGGTTACCGAAATATTCCTGATCTTCATAAAGCGTTACGGGCAGGACAACTTCGTTTTGAACGTAGGACAGAATCAGCCCAAGCACAAGGAAGTGTGCATGGATTGTATTCCTATACAAAACCTTCAATGAGAGCTGAATAA
- a CDS encoding DUF1577 domain-containing protein, whose product METVERNKRSLDVFSDTEKKLHVLTKFLLNQELNLKDDIHSGEICYLKKVSQDGNKVLVGVRPTITLSVGQKITLYKILGRYLHLECTVEQDKGESQYILHLNKIAIAKKDRESSRIPVPPGSAWITNVVSSKAKIETDMFHVPTAVKVNFQDYETKLKNSVDFIKISTFNSREDGEIIRLIKKTKKGLLLEDVNNRECYETSPNEDFIVFADEIEEDINKEINNRRNLKIKSELILPILYLNDEEESIPIGYIHMQSKTENFDLLKAMEMKTLCFEMVDRIRHSNMIKSDGKFPVIDISEGGLKVIVDHPDLIQSLPKLTGFQFDIFFKMQSPLTAFGQIKTITKNEEGHLTVGLAIAGHSSRAGEKKRFLENVEFFRKQLQKN is encoded by the coding sequence ATGGAAACAGTAGAAAGAAACAAACGTTCCTTGGATGTTTTTTCCGACACGGAAAAAAAACTGCATGTTTTGACCAAATTTCTATTAAATCAGGAATTAAACCTGAAAGACGATATCCATTCGGGAGAAATTTGTTACCTCAAAAAAGTGTCTCAAGACGGGAACAAAGTTCTCGTGGGTGTAAGGCCAACCATCACCCTTTCCGTGGGCCAAAAAATCACTCTCTACAAAATCCTTGGCCGTTACCTGCATTTAGAATGCACTGTGGAACAAGATAAAGGTGAATCTCAATACATCTTACATTTGAATAAAATTGCCATTGCTAAAAAGGACAGAGAAAGTTCAAGGATCCCCGTCCCTCCTGGGTCAGCTTGGATTACCAATGTGGTTTCCAGTAAGGCAAAAATTGAAACCGATATGTTTCATGTTCCGACGGCAGTGAAAGTCAACTTCCAAGACTATGAAACCAAACTGAAAAATTCAGTGGATTTCATCAAAATTTCAACTTTTAATTCCCGTGAAGATGGCGAAATCATACGCCTGATCAAAAAAACAAAAAAAGGATTACTTCTCGAGGATGTCAATAATAGGGAATGTTATGAAACTTCACCTAACGAAGATTTTATCGTTTTTGCTGACGAAATTGAAGAAGATATCAATAAAGAAATCAACAATCGTCGTAATTTAAAAATCAAATCGGAACTCATCCTACCTATTTTGTATTTAAACGATGAGGAAGAATCCATCCCGATTGGATACATCCACATGCAAAGTAAAACAGAGAACTTTGATCTCTTAAAAGCAATGGAGATGAAAACTTTATGTTTTGAAATGGTGGATCGAATTCGTCATTCCAATATGATTAAATCAGATGGTAAATTCCCAGTGATTGATATTTCAGAAGGTGGATTAAAAGTAATAGTAGATCATCCTGATCTCATCCAAAGCCTTCCGAAACTCACTGGATTTCAGTTTGATATATTTTTTAAGATGCAATCCCCTCTCACTGCTTTCGGTCAGATCAAAACGATCACGAAAAATGAGGAAGGCCACCTAACTGTTGGACTTGCGATCGCAGGGCATTCCTCAAGAGCAGGTGAAAAAAAACGATTCTTAGAAAACGTAGAATTTTTCCGAAAACAACTCCAAAAAAACTAA